In the Flagellimonas sp. MMG031 genome, one interval contains:
- a CDS encoding DUF3108 domain-containing protein produces the protein MKLHLKKTIIALLLLVMALPVMGQSSQPAFKPGEWLKFRIHYGILNASYATMHLTTEQLNGVPVYHVVGRGKTTGFASIFFKVDDTYESYFGMDNGKPYKFIRKIDEGGYTKDIEIEFDYEKDKALLIDNKNGTQQDFKIHDQIQDLISASYYLRSNYNLEEFKVGQSINLDMLFDDDGVFKFQLKYLGKDIIRTKFGKVECLKFRPLVQSGRVFKEKESLTLWVSNDWNKLPIRIKADLAVGSLKADLDGYNGLKNQFKIIMD, from the coding sequence ATGAAATTGCATTTGAAAAAGACAATAATCGCCTTACTCCTGCTTGTAATGGCCCTTCCGGTGATGGGGCAGAGTTCGCAGCCAGCCTTTAAACCAGGGGAGTGGTTGAAATTTAGGATACACTATGGTATTCTAAATGCAAGTTACGCGACCATGCACCTTACCACCGAACAGCTAAACGGGGTTCCGGTGTACCATGTGGTGGGCAGGGGAAAGACCACGGGCTTCGCTAGCATTTTTTTTAAGGTGGACGATACCTACGAAAGCTATTTTGGAATGGACAATGGCAAGCCGTACAAGTTCATCCGAAAAATCGATGAGGGCGGGTACACCAAGGACATCGAAATAGAATTTGATTACGAAAAGGACAAGGCACTTCTGATTGACAACAAAAATGGTACACAGCAGGATTTTAAAATCCACGACCAAATTCAGGATTTGATTTCCGCTTCTTATTATCTGCGGAGTAACTATAATCTGGAAGAATTTAAGGTTGGCCAATCCATTAATTTGGATATGCTCTTTGACGACGATGGTGTTTTTAAGTTCCAATTAAAATATTTGGGAAAAGATATCATCCGTACCAAGTTTGGCAAGGTGGAATGTCTTAAATTTAGGCCGCTGGTTCAATCCGGTCGTGTTTTTAAGGAAAAGGAGAGTCTTACCCTTTGGGTTTCCAATGATTGGAATAAATTACCCATCAGAATAAAGGCCGATTTGGCCGTTGGTTCCTTAAAGGCCGATTTGGATGGTTATAATGGACTCAAGAACCAGTTTAAAATAATAATGGATTAG
- a CDS encoding tryptophan 2,3-dioxygenase family protein: MDKDAKIASQINKLEEKYKNSGQDLSSYLDGLLYERYLTYWDYIHLDTLLSLQVPRTHFPDEEIFIMYHQITELYFKLILHEEKQIVEDKSQDVAFFIEKVRRINSYFKALISSFSIMIKGMEREQFLRYRMALLPASGFQSAQYRMIEFYATPLQHMVHPSERESFSSENSIEELFEHVYWKKGATDLETGEKTLTLKQFEVRYTPRLLRIANQVKDSTVYDKYLQLPDASRCNEELISALKQLDLNANVNWPLMHMGSAHRYLAREDKDVEATGGTNWKDYLPPSFQKIIFFPTLHSTEELDTWGKQWVDHVFNPAKREYKE, encoded by the coding sequence ATGGACAAGGATGCAAAAATCGCTTCCCAGATCAATAAGTTAGAAGAGAAGTACAAAAATTCAGGTCAGGACCTGAGTTCCTATCTGGATGGTCTGTTGTACGAAAGATATCTAACCTACTGGGATTATATCCATTTGGATACCCTGCTCAGCCTTCAGGTGCCACGAACGCATTTCCCCGATGAAGAAATCTTCATCATGTACCATCAGATTACCGAATTGTACTTTAAGCTCATCTTGCACGAAGAAAAACAGATTGTCGAGGATAAATCCCAGGATGTAGCTTTTTTCATAGAAAAGGTCCGAAGAATCAATAGTTATTTCAAGGCGTTGATTTCTTCGTTCAGTATTATGATCAAGGGAATGGAGCGCGAGCAGTTCCTTCGTTACCGGATGGCATTGCTTCCGGCGAGTGGCTTTCAGTCGGCTCAGTATCGCATGATCGAATTCTATGCCACACCCTTACAGCATATGGTACATCCTTCCGAACGGGAATCATTTTCATCGGAAAACAGCATCGAAGAGCTTTTTGAGCATGTGTATTGGAAAAAGGGTGCCACGGATCTGGAAACAGGCGAAAAGACCTTGACCTTGAAACAATTTGAGGTACGGTACACCCCACGGTTGTTGCGAATAGCCAATCAGGTGAAGGATAGCACCGTATACGATAAGTATTTACAGCTTCCGGATGCATCCCGATGCAATGAAGAGCTGATTTCGGCGTTAAAACAATTAGATCTGAATGCCAATGTAAATTGGCCATTGATGCACATGGGTTCGGCCCATCGATATTTGGCAAGGGAAGACAAGGATGTAGAGGCGACCGGGGGCACCAATTGGAAGGACTATTTGCCGCCCAGTTTCCAGAAAATAATTTTTTTCCCAACTTTGCATTCCACAGAAGAGTTGGATACTTGGGGAAAACAATGGGTGGACCACGTGTTTAACCCGGCAAAAAGAGAATACAAGGAATAG
- a CDS encoding peptidoglycan DD-metalloendopeptidase family protein, which yields MRKIIGAMVVLTVLASCKQTKEPVEEVAKVEVIEKLPELHYGFNLDEFNVVRDTVRNGDSFGELMLKNKVDYPKIAAISENYRDTFDVRKIMVGKPYLILKSKDTSEVAKVFIYQNDRINYTVVDLRDSAVAYKNKRKVTLREREVGGVINSSLSEAMDNLGVDYSVTIGLSEIYAWTIDFFRLEKGDKFKVVFDERYINDTIYAGRGPIKAALFEHKGRTVYAFPYVADSVNNILDYFDQDANNLRSTFLRAPIKFGYRLSSRYNLKRRIAYYGYKVRPHKGTDYAAPVGTPIVATADGTVTESTRRGGNGKYVKIKHNSIYSTQYLHMKAQNVKRGEFVRQGDVIGWVGMTGNTGGPHVCYRFWKNGRQVDPLKEKLPEADPIADSLRTDYMAHIAPLKEQLDCIEFVDPTPTEPEETLISYTQ from the coding sequence ATGCGGAAAATTATTGGGGCAATGGTGGTGCTGACGGTGTTGGCATCATGTAAACAAACTAAGGAACCGGTTGAAGAAGTGGCAAAAGTGGAAGTGATCGAAAAGCTTCCAGAACTCCATTATGGTTTCAATCTGGATGAGTTCAATGTAGTGCGCGATACAGTGCGTAACGGCGATAGCTTTGGTGAACTCATGCTCAAAAATAAAGTAGACTACCCCAAAATAGCGGCCATCTCCGAAAATTATAGGGACACTTTCGACGTTCGAAAAATCATGGTGGGCAAACCCTATCTCATTCTAAAATCCAAGGATACTTCCGAAGTGGCCAAGGTTTTTATCTATCAAAATGATCGAATAAACTACACTGTGGTGGACCTTCGCGATAGCGCTGTTGCTTACAAGAACAAACGAAAGGTCACCCTAAGGGAGCGCGAAGTAGGAGGCGTTATCAACAGCAGCCTATCCGAAGCTATGGATAATTTGGGGGTAGATTATAGCGTAACCATAGGGCTATCCGAAATTTATGCTTGGACGATTGACTTCTTCCGACTGGAAAAAGGGGATAAGTTTAAGGTGGTTTTTGATGAACGTTACATTAACGATACCATTTATGCCGGTCGTGGGCCCATTAAAGCAGCACTTTTTGAACACAAGGGGAGGACTGTTTATGCATTTCCCTATGTCGCCGACAGCGTAAACAACATTTTGGATTATTTTGATCAAGATGCCAACAATTTAAGGAGCACCTTTTTAAGGGCGCCCATCAAATTTGGATATAGGCTTTCCTCTCGTTACAATCTTAAACGAAGAATTGCCTACTATGGTTACAAAGTAAGGCCGCACAAAGGAACAGATTATGCTGCTCCTGTGGGCACGCCCATTGTGGCAACCGCTGATGGGACCGTTACAGAGTCAACCCGAAGAGGAGGTAATGGCAAGTACGTCAAGATAAAACACAACAGCATTTACAGTACCCAATACCTTCACATGAAGGCGCAGAACGTCAAACGCGGAGAATTTGTTCGGCAAGGCGATGTAATCGGTTGGGTAGGGATGACCGGAAATACGGGAGGCCCCCATGTGTGTTACCGTTTTTGGAAAAATGGAAGACAAGTGGATCCCTTAAAAGAAAAATTGCCCGAAGCCGACCCCATTGCAGATTCATTGCGTACCGATTATATGGCGCATATAGCCCCTTTAAAAGAGCAATTGGATTGTATTGAATTTGTTGACCCGACGCCAACAGAACCCGAAGAAACCCTAATATCATACACCCAGTAA
- the pgi gene encoding glucose-6-phosphate isomerase, which produces MALPTIDPTTTQAWKKLQQHYQETKNVHLRELFSKEEGRGQKFSIQWNDFLVDYSKNRITEETLELLLQLSNEVGLQDAIGSYFGGELINQTEGRAVLHTALRAKKGDTVMVDGVNIVDEVFEVKEKIKSFSNAVISGERKGHTGKAFTDIVNIGIGGSDLGPAMVTEALKFYQNDLKTHFVSNVDGDLVHEVLKELNPETTLFVIVSKSFTTQETLSNALTIKKWFLKNASEKDVADHFVAVSTNLEKIKEFGIADDNVFPMWDWVGGRFSLWSAVGLSIALSVGYENFEALLDGAHEMDVHFKEAPFQDNIPVLLGLISVWYNNFYGAETEAIIPYTQYLHRFSAYLQQGIMESNGKSMDRNGNRVGHESGTIIWGEPGTNSQHAFFQLIHQGTKLIPTDFIGYKKSLHGDVDHHNKLMANYFAQTEALMNGKTADEVRGELKSSGLSGEELEKLLPFKIFEGNKPTNSILIEKLTPKSLGALIALYEHKIFVQGVIWNIFSYDQWGVELGKELAKTILLDIENSEIGKHDSSTMHLLQFFKE; this is translated from the coding sequence ATGGCATTACCCACAATTGACCCCACTACCACCCAAGCCTGGAAAAAGCTACAACAACATTACCAAGAAACAAAAAACGTACACTTAAGGGAACTGTTTTCAAAAGAAGAAGGTCGGGGACAAAAGTTTTCGATCCAATGGAACGATTTCTTGGTGGACTATTCAAAGAATAGAATTACAGAAGAAACTTTGGAATTGCTACTGCAACTTTCCAACGAAGTAGGGTTGCAGGATGCCATAGGGAGCTATTTTGGCGGGGAACTCATCAACCAGACCGAAGGCAGGGCAGTACTGCATACAGCACTGCGGGCCAAAAAGGGTGATACGGTTATGGTGGATGGCGTCAACATCGTAGATGAGGTTTTTGAGGTGAAGGAAAAAATAAAATCCTTTTCCAACGCTGTCATTTCTGGAGAACGCAAAGGACACACGGGAAAAGCATTCACCGATATCGTGAACATTGGTATAGGTGGGTCCGATTTAGGCCCTGCTATGGTTACCGAGGCCTTGAAGTTTTATCAAAATGACTTAAAGACCCATTTTGTGAGCAATGTGGATGGGGACTTGGTTCACGAAGTGTTGAAAGAGCTCAATCCTGAAACCACATTATTTGTCATAGTATCCAAATCGTTTACCACCCAGGAAACGCTGAGCAATGCACTGACCATTAAAAAATGGTTCTTGAAAAATGCATCCGAAAAGGATGTGGCCGATCATTTTGTGGCCGTCTCTACCAACCTTGAGAAAATCAAGGAATTTGGTATAGCCGACGACAATGTGTTTCCCATGTGGGATTGGGTCGGAGGCAGATTCTCCCTGTGGAGCGCGGTTGGACTTTCAATTGCCTTGTCTGTGGGTTACGAAAACTTTGAAGCCCTTTTGGATGGAGCCCACGAAATGGATGTACATTTTAAAGAAGCCCCTTTCCAAGATAACATACCTGTGCTACTGGGACTGATCAGTGTTTGGTACAATAACTTTTATGGCGCCGAAACCGAGGCCATTATTCCATACACCCAATACCTGCACCGTTTTTCGGCATACTTGCAGCAAGGAATCATGGAGAGTAATGGAAAGAGTATGGACAGAAATGGAAATCGGGTGGGCCACGAATCAGGAACCATCATCTGGGGCGAGCCAGGGACCAATTCGCAGCACGCTTTTTTCCAATTGATCCACCAAGGGACCAAATTGATTCCAACAGACTTTATTGGATACAAGAAATCATTGCACGGAGATGTGGATCACCACAATAAGCTGATGGCCAACTACTTTGCCCAAACAGAGGCATTGATGAACGGCAAAACCGCCGATGAGGTCAGGGGAGAGCTCAAATCCTCGGGATTATCGGGCGAGGAACTGGAAAAATTGTTGCCCTTCAAAATTTTTGAAGGAAACAAGCCCACCAACTCTATTCTAATCGAAAAATTGACCCCGAAAAGTCTAGGAGCTTTGATTGCCCTTTACGAGCATAAAATATTCGTTCAAGGGGTAATCTGGAATATTTTTAGCTACGACCAATGGGGCGTGGAATTAGGCAAGGAATTGGCCAAAACCATTTTATTGGACATTGAGAATTCAGAAATTGGCAAACACGACAGTTCCACAATGCACCTTTTGCAATTTTTTAAGGAGTAG
- a CDS encoding carboxypeptidase regulatory-like domain-containing protein encodes MKRIYLAIAAILFTATAFAQGVTTSSLGGQVTDNVGEPLPGASIVAEHVPSGTVYGAATDFDGFYRISGMRTGGPYTITISYVGFNEIVKENVFLNLGSTERISVEMAEAATALDEVVLTGVSSGVFGANKTGTETNISQRQVATTPAASRSLADFVRLTPQAQLSEGDDGFSISLAGQNNRYNAIYIDGAVNNDVFGLAGSGTNGGQTGVNPLSVDAIETFQINIAPFDVRQSGFSGGSINAVTRSGSNEFEGSAYYFTRNESLAGKTPGALVNEGDDREKLAEFSANTYGVRLGGPLIEDKLFFFVNYERGETETPQPFTFSNYTGRASEADLAGLSSFLQNTYGYNPGIFDNNTRTLESNTLVAKLDWNINENHNLSLRHSYVGAENLEARNSGNRNIGFINGSEFFESTTNSTALELNSRFSNKFSNNLVVGFTAVRDDRDPFGQPFPTVDIQDGDGFISFGSEPFSTANLLNTDYLTITNNFNIYAGRHTITLGANAEFATVKNLFFAYNYGDYTFEDQFDDEGNLLSSGLNQFLTGQNADVYQHGYSLVGNGITGDESAGSADFETEQYGVYVQDEVDVTDNFRVSFGARIDIPVWRDGPVNEDFNTRTVGLLEAAGKDLQGARVGQQISNAVFSPRLGFNWDVNGDRTTQIRGGLGVFTSRLPLVWPGGSYNNNGVTGGFMFEFGQPFEADVNNQFEDPAPGSGGVGGNIDLISADFQLPQVMKYNFAIDQKLPWWGLIASADFLYTDVINDIYYENLNIGGPEGFYQGADNRPFYNRSNRIDGTYQGIYLASNTGGGNATTATFTLTKPFDNGFAGSVSYSFSESNKIFDGTSSQNSSQWRNILTVNGKNSNLPVTRSDFAGGSRILANVSYQLDWNENVSTTVALLYTGSQNAPYSFTYNEGRDLLNDDSRDNALIYIPRDASEIQFSGDEAQQAAQWEQLDNFISSIDYLDENRGGYAERNAERGPWSHILDLKVLQDFKIKFGNTKHTFQLSADVFNFTNLLNKDWGRLKFVRSSVSPLTTVSTGDTPVFSINQGVMDENGNPDFIEFDDRGIQSSRWQAQLGIRYIFN; translated from the coding sequence ATGAAAAGAATCTACTTGGCTATTGCGGCCATTCTTTTTACCGCAACAGCATTTGCACAAGGGGTTACCACGTCTTCTTTGGGAGGTCAGGTAACGGACAACGTTGGAGAGCCTTTGCCGGGTGCGTCAATCGTTGCAGAACACGTGCCATCCGGGACAGTCTATGGTGCTGCTACCGATTTTGATGGTTTCTACCGTATTTCAGGTATGAGAACCGGTGGACCTTATACCATAACTATTTCCTATGTCGGTTTTAATGAAATCGTAAAGGAAAATGTCTTCTTAAACCTTGGTTCTACCGAAAGAATCAGTGTCGAAATGGCAGAAGCAGCTACGGCATTGGACGAAGTGGTACTCACTGGAGTATCAAGTGGGGTTTTTGGTGCCAACAAAACAGGTACGGAAACAAACATTTCACAGCGACAAGTGGCTACCACTCCTGCAGCTTCCCGTTCATTGGCGGATTTTGTGCGTTTAACACCACAAGCACAGCTGTCTGAAGGTGATGATGGTTTTTCCATTTCACTTGCTGGTCAGAACAACCGTTATAATGCCATTTATATTGATGGTGCCGTAAACAATGACGTGTTTGGTTTGGCAGGTTCCGGTACCAACGGAGGACAGACAGGGGTAAACCCACTTTCCGTTGATGCGATTGAAACATTCCAGATCAACATCGCTCCTTTTGATGTAAGACAGTCTGGTTTCTCCGGAGGTTCCATCAACGCAGTAACCCGTTCAGGTTCCAACGAATTTGAGGGATCTGCATACTACTTCACCAGAAATGAATCTTTGGCGGGAAAAACGCCAGGTGCATTGGTAAATGAAGGAGATGATAGAGAAAAACTAGCGGAATTCTCTGCTAACACCTATGGTGTTCGTTTGGGTGGTCCACTTATTGAGGACAAACTCTTTTTCTTTGTGAACTACGAAAGAGGTGAAACTGAAACTCCTCAACCTTTTACATTCAGCAACTACACAGGTCGTGCTTCTGAGGCAGATCTAGCAGGGTTGAGTTCATTCCTTCAAAATACCTACGGATACAATCCTGGTATTTTTGATAACAACACCCGTACATTGGAAAGTAATACATTGGTGGCCAAATTGGACTGGAACATCAATGAAAACCACAACCTTTCTTTGCGTCACAGCTATGTTGGTGCGGAAAACTTGGAAGCAAGAAACTCCGGTAACAGAAACATTGGTTTCATAAACGGTTCAGAGTTTTTTGAATCTACAACCAACTCTACTGCATTGGAGTTGAACTCTCGTTTCAGCAATAAATTCAGTAATAACTTGGTAGTAGGCTTTACTGCCGTACGTGATGACAGGGATCCTTTTGGACAGCCTTTCCCAACAGTTGACATCCAAGATGGAGACGGATTCATCTCCTTTGGTTCTGAGCCATTTTCTACCGCCAACTTGTTGAATACTGACTATTTGACTATTACCAACAACTTCAATATTTACGCAGGAAGGCACACCATTACACTAGGGGCCAACGCGGAATTTGCAACGGTAAAGAACTTGTTCTTTGCCTATAACTACGGGGATTATACCTTCGAAGATCAGTTCGATGATGAGGGCAATCTACTTTCTTCTGGATTGAACCAGTTCTTGACAGGTCAGAATGCTGACGTGTACCAGCATGGGTATTCTTTGGTCGGTAACGGTATAACTGGTGATGAATCTGCAGGTTCTGCTGATTTTGAAACGGAGCAGTATGGAGTTTACGTACAGGATGAAGTTGATGTTACCGATAACTTCAGAGTGAGTTTTGGTGCTCGTATCGATATTCCTGTATGGAGAGACGGTCCTGTAAATGAAGACTTCAATACTCGTACAGTAGGATTATTGGAAGCTGCTGGAAAAGACCTTCAAGGTGCTCGTGTTGGACAGCAGATTAGCAATGCCGTGTTCTCTCCTCGTCTAGGTTTCAACTGGGACGTAAATGGAGATAGAACCACTCAAATTCGTGGGGGTCTTGGGGTATTTACTTCTAGATTGCCATTGGTATGGCCAGGTGGTAGCTACAACAATAATGGTGTTACCGGTGGATTCATGTTCGAGTTTGGACAACCATTTGAAGCCGACGTTAACAACCAATTTGAAGACCCAGCTCCAGGTTCAGGTGGTGTTGGTGGAAACATTGACTTGATTTCAGCTGATTTCCAGCTACCTCAGGTTATGAAGTATAACTTTGCCATCGACCAGAAACTTCCTTGGTGGGGCTTGATTGCCTCTGCTGACTTCTTGTACACAGATGTAATCAATGACATCTATTATGAGAACTTGAATATCGGTGGACCAGAAGGATTCTACCAAGGTGCTGACAACCGTCCGTTTTACAATCGTAGCAATCGAATTGACGGTACATACCAAGGTATTTATTTAGCATCAAATACAGGAGGGGGTAATGCCACAACGGCTACCTTTACCTTGACTAAGCCTTTCGATAACGGTTTTGCAGGTTCGGTATCCTACTCTTTCAGTGAGTCCAACAAAATTTTCGATGGTACTTCTTCACAGAACAGTTCTCAATGGAGAAACATACTAACGGTAAACGGTAAAAACTCCAACTTGCCTGTTACCCGTTCCGATTTTGCTGGTGGTAGCCGAATTTTGGCCAATGTTTCTTACCAATTGGATTGGAACGAGAACGTAAGCACAACCGTTGCTTTGCTGTACACTGGATCACAAAACGCTCCATACAGCTTTACGTATAACGAAGGACGTGATTTGTTGAACGATGACTCAAGGGACAATGCTTTGATTTACATCCCAAGAGATGCTTCTGAAATTCAATTCTCTGGCGACGAGGCGCAGCAAGCGGCTCAATGGGAGCAATTGGATAATTTCATAAGCAGCATTGATTACTTGGACGAAAACAGAGGAGGTTATGCTGAGCGTAACGCTGAAAGAGGTCCATGGAGCCATATTCTTGACTTGAAGGTTCTTCAGGATTTCAAGATTAAGTTTGGAAATACCAAGCACACCTTCCAGCTTTCTGCTGATGTTTTCAACTTCACCAACCTTTTGAACAAAGATTGGGGTCGATTGAAGTTCGTGAGAAGCTCTGTTAGCCCGTTGACAACTGTTTCTACAGGAGACACTCCTGTATTCAGTATCAACCAAGGTGTAATGGATGAAAATGGAAACCCTGACTTCATCGAATTCGATGATAGAGGTATTCAGTCATCCAGATGGCAAGCACAATTGGGTATTAGATATATCTTTAACTAA